In a genomic window of Seriola aureovittata isolate HTS-2021-v1 ecotype China chromosome 11, ASM2101889v1, whole genome shotgun sequence:
- the cers6 gene encoding ceramide synthase 6 isoform X1: MAGILAWFWNERFWLPHNVTWADLKNTDEATFPQAEDLYLACPLAFCIFMIRLVFERFIARPCAMGLKIQANGPQKAQPNAILEKVFTAITKHPDEKRLEGLSKQLDWDVRTIQRWFRQRRNQEKPSTLARFCESMWRFTFYLYIFTYGVRFLKKTPWLWNTKECWYNYPYQPLTVDIHYYYILELSFYLSLLFSQFTDIRRKDFLIMFLHHVATISLITFSYVNNMARVGSLVMCLHDAADVLIEAAKMANYAKCQILCNLLFAMFAILFISSRLGVYPVWILNTTLFESWEIVGPYPSWWVFNLLLILLQLLHSFWSYLIVKTACRAISRGKVGKWNPLHVSKDDRSDIESSSDEDDSPPPHQKHHNSTTNGTNKNHGTNGYLTGAPYPDEH; the protein is encoded by the exons ATGGCCGGTATTTTGGCGTGGTTTTGGAACGAGAGGTTCTGGCTCCCCCATAATGTAACCTGGGCTGacttaaaaaacacagatgaggCTACGTTCCCGCAAGCCGAGGACCTCTATCTGGCGTGTCCTTTAGCATTCTGCATCTTTATGATACGACTGGTTTTCGAAAG GTTTATTGCAAGACCATGTGCGATGGGCCTGAAGATCCAAGCCAACGGGCCACAAAAAGCACAACCCAACGCCATCCTCGAGAAGGTTTTCACTGCTATAACCAAG CACCCAGATGAGAAGAGGCTTGAAGGCCTGTCCAAGCAGCTCGACTGGGATGTGCGGACCATCCAGCGCTGGTTCAGACAACGGCGCAACCAGGAGAAGCCCAGCACTCTCGCTCGATTCTGTGAAAGCAT gtGGAGGTTCACGTTCTATCTATACATATTTACCTACGGAGTGCGTTTCCTTAAAAAG aCTCCATGGTTATGGAACACTAAAGAGTGCTGGTACAACTACCCCTACCAG cCACTGACTGTGGACATCCATTATTACTATATACTGGAGCTGTCTTTCTACCTCTCCTTACTCTTTTCCCAATTCACAGACATCAGGAGGAAG GATTTCCTGATCATGTTCCTGCACCACGTAGCAACAATCTCCCTCATCACCTTTTCCTACGTGAACAACATGGCACGAGTGGGAAGTCTGGTCATGTGTCTCCATGATGCAGCCGACGTGCTGATAGAG gctGCCAAGATGGCCAACTATGCCAAATGTCAGATTCTGTGCAACCTCCTGTTTGCAATGTTTGCAATTCTCTTCATAAGTTCCAGACTGGGAGTTTACCCTGTCTG GATTTTAAATACCACCTTGTTTGAGAGTTGGGAGATTGTAGGGCCCTACCCGTCCTGGTGGGTCTTCAACCTGCTTCTgatcctgctgcagcttcttcacTCCTTCTGGTCCTACCTCATAGTGAAGACGGCGTGCCGAGCTATATCCAGAGGAAAG GTGGGAAAATGGAATCCCTTACAT GTGTCAAAAGATGACCGCAGCGACATCGAGTCCAGCTCTGATGAGGATGacagccccccaccccatcaGAAGCACCACAACAGCACCACCAACGGGACCAATAAAAATCACGGGACCAACGGCTACCTGACAGGAGCCCCATATCCCGACGAACACTGA
- the cers6 gene encoding ceramide synthase 6 isoform X2, translated as MGLKIQANGPQKAQPNAILEKVFTAITKHPDEKRLEGLSKQLDWDVRTIQRWFRQRRNQEKPSTLARFCESMWRFTFYLYIFTYGVRFLKKTPWLWNTKECWYNYPYQPLTVDIHYYYILELSFYLSLLFSQFTDIRRKDFLIMFLHHVATISLITFSYVNNMARVGSLVMCLHDAADVLIEAAKMANYAKCQILCNLLFAMFAILFISSRLGVYPVWILNTTLFESWEIVGPYPSWWVFNLLLILLQLLHSFWSYLIVKTACRAISRGKVGKWNPLHVSKDDRSDIESSSDEDDSPPPHQKHHNSTTNGTNKNHGTNGYLTGAPYPDEH; from the exons ATGGGCCTGAAGATCCAAGCCAACGGGCCACAAAAAGCACAACCCAACGCCATCCTCGAGAAGGTTTTCACTGCTATAACCAAG CACCCAGATGAGAAGAGGCTTGAAGGCCTGTCCAAGCAGCTCGACTGGGATGTGCGGACCATCCAGCGCTGGTTCAGACAACGGCGCAACCAGGAGAAGCCCAGCACTCTCGCTCGATTCTGTGAAAGCAT gtGGAGGTTCACGTTCTATCTATACATATTTACCTACGGAGTGCGTTTCCTTAAAAAG aCTCCATGGTTATGGAACACTAAAGAGTGCTGGTACAACTACCCCTACCAG cCACTGACTGTGGACATCCATTATTACTATATACTGGAGCTGTCTTTCTACCTCTCCTTACTCTTTTCCCAATTCACAGACATCAGGAGGAAG GATTTCCTGATCATGTTCCTGCACCACGTAGCAACAATCTCCCTCATCACCTTTTCCTACGTGAACAACATGGCACGAGTGGGAAGTCTGGTCATGTGTCTCCATGATGCAGCCGACGTGCTGATAGAG gctGCCAAGATGGCCAACTATGCCAAATGTCAGATTCTGTGCAACCTCCTGTTTGCAATGTTTGCAATTCTCTTCATAAGTTCCAGACTGGGAGTTTACCCTGTCTG GATTTTAAATACCACCTTGTTTGAGAGTTGGGAGATTGTAGGGCCCTACCCGTCCTGGTGGGTCTTCAACCTGCTTCTgatcctgctgcagcttcttcacTCCTTCTGGTCCTACCTCATAGTGAAGACGGCGTGCCGAGCTATATCCAGAGGAAAG GTGGGAAAATGGAATCCCTTACAT GTGTCAAAAGATGACCGCAGCGACATCGAGTCCAGCTCTGATGAGGATGacagccccccaccccatcaGAAGCACCACAACAGCACCACCAACGGGACCAATAAAAATCACGGGACCAACGGCTACCTGACAGGAGCCCCATATCCCGACGAACACTGA